The following coding sequences lie in one Caloenas nicobarica isolate bCalNic1 chromosome 13, bCalNic1.hap1, whole genome shotgun sequence genomic window:
- the LOC135993716 gene encoding LOW QUALITY PROTEIN: protocadherin beta-16-like (The sequence of the model RefSeq protein was modified relative to this genomic sequence to represent the inferred CDS: inserted 1 base in 1 codon): protein MLAMERLVPLSAPDLQTQGDKKIPVSRSGRAAGHGAGVLGGFQTRISDKHCFASDTTXKMLGTTEDGGWLFWRLMACGRQSRGRKRQVILFILSVCVCQSGAETLRYSLAEEMERDSFVANISKDLGVSPTQLAARKARVVSEGNEQLFHLNQNTGVLTAKESLDREEICPQSDTCTLFFKIFFENPLQLIRGEVEVLDVNDNSPVFPEKEMVLEILETTPPGFRFPLQSARDKDVGTNGLQNYSLGPNSHFSLALGSGKDRVKYVELVLQRQLDREEQRELNLLLTASDGGSPPRSGTAQVRIVVLDANDNIPIFGREVYEVRLAENSPAGLLVLRVAAADPDEGFYGKVRYTFTQTPERSRQLFELNPDTGEIRVAGNLNFEEAKSHEMVVRATDGGGLSAHCKVQVEVLDVNDNAPEIALTSLTASIPEDAPPRTVVALFSVRDRDSGDNGRTECTMDGDLPFSLTPTFDNYYELRTNAALDRERTAEYNITITAMDWGTTRLSSRESIFVQISDVNDNSPEFTQEIYTMSVTENSSPMIRIGSVNATDVDAGKNAQVRYALVQQEGKEQLEVSVNSENGDVYILRPLDYEEVRAFEVAVRAADGGSPPLSAQALLRVIVRDENDNAPVVLYPPHDSSAAAGELVPRWAPTGYLVAKVVAVDADAGQNAWLSYELAKATEPALFRVGLHSGEVRTARPVAERDTPRQRLVVLVRDRGQPPRSATVTLGIVLVDGFSEAHLRVSEEAPAAEPDGPLTLYLIASLACVSALFLATAVAAVVAKVRQARRSEAETLPTFPKAVTESDAGSLPRSYVYDVCFAAGTVNSEFRFLRPLFPCFPAGLPPGPGEQRSSVCSQEAANLGAEGDWAAQGRTPLSEDMGRRAAEAACTANTGMELNASSGQNPWLTHQ, encoded by the exons ATGTTGGCCATGGAGAGGCTGGTTCCTCTGTCTGCACCGGATTTGCAGACACaaggagacaaaaaaatccctgtgaGCCGCTCGGGAAGGGCGGCGGGGCACGGAGCCGGGGTGCTCGGGGGCTTTCAGACCCGGATTTCTGATAAACACTGCTTTGCCTCGGACACTA TAAAAATGCTGGGAACCACGGAGGACGGTGGATGGCTTTTCTGGAGACTAATGGCGTGTGGGAGacagagcagaggcagaaagaggcAAGTGATCTTGTTTATTCTGAGCGTTTGCGTGTGTCAGAGCGGGGCCGAAACCCTCCGCTATTCTCTGGCGGAGGAAATGGAGAGGGACTCGTTTGTCGCCAATATTTCAAAGGACCTGGGGGTTTCTCCGACCCAGCTCGCAGCTCGCAAGGCCCGCGTTGTGTCCGAGGGGAACGAGCAGCTTTTCCACCTCAATCAGAACACCGGAGTCCTGACGGCAAAGGAGTCTCTGGACCGAGAGGAGATCTGTCCGCAGAGCGATACCTGCACgctcttctttaaaatattctttgaaaATCCGTTGCAGCTGATCCGAGGGGAGGTAGAGGTTCTTGACGTGAACGACAATTCCCCTGTGTTCCCGGAGAAGGAGATGGTTTTAGAGATTCTGGAAACGACACCTCCAGGGTTCCGTTTTCCTTTGCAAAGTGCCAGGGACAAGGACGTGGGTACTAACGGTTTGCAGAACTACAGCCTTGGGCCAAATTCGCATTTCTCCCTCGCTCTTGGATCAGGGAAAGACAGAGTAAAATATGTGGAGCTCGTCCTACAGCGCCAGTTGGACCGCGAAGAGCAGCGGGAGCTGAATTTACTCCTCACCGCCAGCGATGGAGGGTCGCCACCCAGATCGGGTACGGCTCAGGTCCGGATCGTGGTGCTGGATGCCAATGACAACATCCCGATCTTCGGCCGGGAGGTCTACGAGGTGCGTCTGGCCGAGAACAGCCCCGcggggctgctggtgctccGAGTCGCGGCCGCGGATCCCGACGAAGGGTTCTACGGGAAAGTGCGGTACACCTTCACCCAGACACCGGAGCGGTCCCGCCAGCTCTTCGAGCTGAACCCGGACACCGGGGAGATACGGGTCGCGGGCAACCTGAACTTCGAGGAAGCGAAAAGCCATGAGATGGTGGTGAGAGCCACCGATGGCGGAGGACTGTCTGCGCATTGCAAAGTGCAGGTGGAAGTCCTAGACGTGAATGACAACGCCCCGGAGATAGCGCTCACCTCCCTCACCGCCTCCATTCCCGAGGACGCCCCGCCCCGCACCGTGGTGGCCTTGTTCAGTGTGCGGGACCGGGACTCCGGGGACAACGGCAGGACAGAGTGCACAATGGACGGAGACTTGCCCTTCAGCCTCACCCCCACTTTTGATAATTACTACGAGCTGAGGACAAATGCCGCGCTGGACAGGGAGAGGACGGCGGAATATAACATCACCATCACAGCTATGGACTGGGGAACGACGCGGCTGAGCTCTCGGGAAAGCATATTCGTGCAGATATCCGACGTAAACGACAATTCCCCAGAGTTCACCCAGGAGATTTACACCATGTCGGTCACGGAGAACAGCAGCCCCATGATCCGGATCGGCAGCGTGAACGCCACGGACGTCGACGCGGGAAAAAACGCCCAAGTGAGATACGCGCtggtgcagcaggagggcaaggagcagctCGAAGTGTCGGTCAACTCTGAAAACGGGGACGTTTACATCCTCCGCCCGCTGGACTATGAGGAGGTGCGCGCCTTCGAGGTGGCGGTGCGCGCTGCCGACGGTGGCTCCCCGCCGCTCAGCGCCCAGGCGCTGCTGCGCGTGATAGTGCGGGACGAGAACGACAACGCGCCCGTCGTGCTGTACCCGCCCCACGACagcagcgcggcggcgggcgaGCTGGTGCCGCGCTGGGCGCCGACAGGCTACCTGGTGGCTAAAGTGGTGGCGGTGGACGCGGACGCGGGGCAAAACGCGTGGCTGTCGTACGAGCTGGCCAAGGCTACCGAGCCGGCGTTGTTCCGCGTGGGGTTGCACAGCGGTGAGGTGCGCACGGCGCGGCCCGTGGCGGAACGCGATACACCCCGGCAGAGGCTCGTTGTGCTGGTGCGAGACCGCGGGCAACCGCCGCGCTCCGCCACCGTCACACTCGGCATCGTCCTGGTGGACGGCTTCTCCGAAGCCCATTTGCGAGTCAGCGAGGAGGCGCCGGCCGCCGAGCCCGACGGGCCGCTGACTTTGTACCTCATCGCCTCCCTGGCCTGCGTGTCGGCGCTGTTCCTGGCCACCGCGGTGGCCGCCGTGGTGGCGAAGGTGCGGCAGGCCAGGCGGAGCGAGGCGGAGACCTTGCCCACGTTCCCCAAGGCTGTCACGGAGAGCGACGCGGGTTCCCTGCCCCGCAGCTACGTGTACGACGTCTGCTTCGCCGCCGGGACCGTCAACAGCGAGTTTCGGTTCCTCAGGCCCCTCTTCCCCTGCTTCCCCGCCGGgctgccccccggcccgggcgaACAGCGGAGCTCGGTGTGCTCGCAAGAGGCGGCCAACCTCGGAGCAGAAGGCGACTGGGCTGCACAG GGCAGAACTCCCCTCTCTGAAGACATGGGTCgcagagctgcagaagcagcttgcACTGCAAACACGGGCATGGAGCTAAATGCCAGTTCTGGTCAAAACCCTTGGCTCACCCATCAGTAA
- the LOC135993797 gene encoding protocadherin beta-16-like, whose amino-acid sequence MELSKREEPLSGRVVALFMVLCVSGMTAETARYSVPEEAERGYFVANIAKDLGLTGEELSARQARLVPEGEKQYLQLNQHTGDLVVREQMDREELCGQSEPCLLRFEVLLESPLQSFRAEVSLIDINDHAPMFLNKEIVLKIPETAMPEARFLLESAQDPDVGNNSLQHYSISSNEYFHIYTRSRSDGRTYPELVLDRALDREQQAEVAFIVTAVDGGSPPRSGTALIRIVVLDINDNIPVFTRSLYKVRVLENSSPDTLVVAVSASDLDSGTNGEIAYSIVQNSEESHQTFKINSDTGQIRIKKPVDYEETKTYEIDVQATDGGGLSAHCKVEVQVEDMNDNAPEVIITSLTSTLSEAAPPNTVVALFNVQDRDSGDNGRTSCELAGEQPFSITLLAADAYALVTSEALDREQVAEYNVTVQARDEGLPALSVSKTLFVRLLDTNDNAPTFTQAIYTMVLSENEPAGTSLGRLSATDADEGKNARVRYTLERPSSKGHPVASFVSVEAETGIVRALCPLDYEEVRAFEVAVRAADGGSPPLSAQALLRVIVRDENDNAPVVLYPPHNSSAAADELVPRWAPTGYLVAKVVAVDADAGQNAWLSYELAKATERALFRVGLHSGEVRTARAVAERDTPRQRLVVLVRDRGQPPRTATTTLGITLVRDFSDAFLQLNHGTERKRQQQPQVAEEELLTTYLIASLGCVSSLFLLSVLAFSAAKLCRGRLRPRPPSARCYAHGNFPTDGVDASRTGTLSPAYHYEAYLTSASGRSEFQFLKPDLPCPPSSAEVGAGKQKESLCRSRPAGEREAETGSSDLPLAQPFDCSAGRRVHA is encoded by the coding sequence ATGGAGCTGAGCAAGAGGGAAGAACCGCTCTCAGGGCGAGTGGTGGCTCTGTTCATGGTCCTCTGCGTGTCGGGGATGACAGCAGAAACCGCCCGGTACTCCGTACCCGAAGAGGCGGAGAGGGGCTACTTTGTGGCGAATATCGCGAAGGATTTGGGACTAACCGGCGAGGAATTATCGGCTCGACAGGCTCGGCTCGTTcctgaaggagaaaagcagtaTTTGCAGCTGAACCAACACACCGGGGACTTGGTAGTGCGAGAGCAGATGGACCGGGAGGAGCTGTGCGGGCAGAGCGAGCCCTGCCTGCTGCGTTTCGAGGTGCTGCTGGAGAGCCCACTGCAGTCCTTCCGAGCCGAGGTAAGCCTCATCGACATAAATGATCATGCTCCCATGTTCTTAAATAAAGAGATAGTTTTAAAGATTCCGGAAACCGCAATGCCAGAAGCTCGATTTTTATTGGAAAGCGCTCAGGATCCAGATGTAGGGAACAACAGTCTTCAGCATTACAGTATCAGCTCGAACGAGTATTTCCATATCTATACCCGGAGTCGGAGTGACGGCAGGACGTACCCCGAGCTGGTGTTGGACCGAGCGCtggacagggagcagcaggcagaagTGGCTTTCATTGTCACGGCTGTGGATGGTGGGTCTCCACCGCGCTCTGGTACAGCCTTAATCCGCATCGTAGTCCTAGATATAAATGACAACATCCCGGTATTTACCCGGAGTCTGTATAAAGTCCGGGTATTAGAAAATAGTTCCCCGGATACCTTAGTGGTGGCGGTGTCTGCTAGCGATTTAGACTCAGGAACGAACGGGGAAATAGCTTATTCCATAGTTCAAAATTCAGAGGAAAGTCACCAGAcgtttaaaataaattcagatacAGGGCAGATTCGAATCAAAAAGCCGGTGGattatgaagaaacaaaaacctaCGAGATAGACGTGCAGGCCACAGACGGAGGAGGTCTGTCTGCACACTGCAAGGTGGAGGTGCAGGTGGAGGACATGAATGACAATGCCCCGGAGGTGATCATCACCTCCCTCACAAGCACCCTCTCAGAAGCTGCCCCGCCGAACACTGTGGTGGCCCTTTTCAACGTGCAGGACCGGGATTCGGGGGATAACGGCAGGACGAGCTGTGAGCTGGCAGGCGAACAGCCCTTCAGCATCACGCTGCTGGCGGCCGATGCGTACGCGCTGGTGACATCGGAGGCGCTGGATCGGGAGCAGGTGGCGGAGTACAATGTGACGGTGCAGGCCCGCGACGAGGGCCTCCCCGCGCTCTCGGTGTCCAAGACGCTATTCGTGCGGCTCTTGGACACGAACGACAACGCGCCCACCTTCACTCAGGCCATATACACCATGGTGCTGAGCGAAAACGAGCCAGCGGGTACGAGCCTGGGACGTCTGAGCGCTACGGACGCCGACGAGGGAAAAAACGCCCGAGTGAGATACACGCTGGAGCGGCCCTCATCGAAAGGCCACCCCGTCGCATCCTTCGTGTCGGTGGAGGCGGAAACTGGAATCGTGCGGGCGCTGTGCCCGCTGGACTATGAGGAGGTGCGCGCCTTCGAGGTGGCGGTGCGCGCTGCCGACGGTGGCTCCCCGCCGCTCAGCGCCCAGGCGCTGCTGCGCGTGATAGTGCGGGACGAGAACGACAACGCGCCCGTCGTGCTGTACCCGCCCCACAACAGCAGCGCGGCGGCGGACGAGCTGGTGCCGCGCTGGGCGCCGACGGGCTACCTGGTGGCTAAAGTGGTGGCGGTGGACGCGGACGCGGGGCAGAACGCGTGGCTGTCGTACGAACTCGCCAAAGCGACGGAACGGGCGTTGTTCCGCGTGGGGTTGCACAGCGGTGAGGTGCGCACGGCGCGAGCCGTGGCGGAACGTGACACACCGCGGCAGAGGCTCGTTGTGCTGGTGCGAGACCGCGGGCAACCGCCGCGCACCGCCACCACCACCCTCGGCATCACCCTAGTGCGCGACTTTTCCGACGCCTTCCTCCAGCTCAACCACGGTACTGAGaggaagaggcagcagcagccgcaggtGGCCGAGGAAGAACTGCTCACCACCTACCTCATCGCCTCCCTGGGCTGTGTCTCCTCGCTCTTCCTCCTTTCGGTCCTCGCTTTTTCGGCAGCCAAGCTCTGTCGTGGTCGCCTCCGGCCACGACCTCCTTCTGCCCGCTGCTACGCTCACGGCAACTTCCCCACCGACGGCGTGGACGCGTCCCGCACGGGCACTCTGTCACCGGCTTACCACTATGAAGCGTACCTGACCAGCGCCTCGGGGAGGAGCGAATTCCAGTTCCTGAAGCCCGACCTACCCTGCCCACCAAGCAGTGCTGAGGTGGGGGCAGGCAAGCAGAAAGAATCCCTGTGCAGATCGCGGCCGGCTGGCGAGAGGGAAGCAGAAACGGGCAGCTCAGACCTTCCTCTCGCTCAGCCGTTTGATTGTTCAGCCGGCAGGCGCGTCCATGCCTGA